One segment of Brassica napus cultivar Da-Ae chromosome C3, Da-Ae, whole genome shotgun sequence DNA contains the following:
- the LOC125583197 gene encoding uncharacterized protein LOC125583197, with product MSRKKMIRKPAASRSRNMTYPFDCVQMANRGTGDDGRGRIWGEGMDWTCGGLGYRSDQEDGNGISEMFGHDRTPLQRTRSFPVYGNRTRVREDSLASIGPSRNWDRRHQHDQSVQSHPRPDQNRATEGPQDQGAENTLKLLHDVMTEALGNQGRRIQPPEVSKLLSTMKNIGSYKFKGGSDPIEAGKWITMMEKNFEAMECPEEYQKKIAVYYLEGDATGWWDSIDRQRGHTITSWESFKGEFERKYFPPEAKHRLERQFMNLVQGDRLVRSYESEFTRLRRHVFDGREDEATMIRNFMYGLKLELGSGLAGSNFSSLLDLVEKAVNVETVLEAERKTLPHSGGHTKFSQGERPNFNKGPRSYKGKGRGLGGQANNRGNTGVCYTCDQPGHISRFCPKNQRNNPWSNQQGYSSLRMEDVTCFFCGRKGHYASSCPNKPIPATPLAIRAPPSRPAIEPAPKKQNLGGRVYALGVENPDNAGPSSGPITGTIHVAGKPTHVLFDSGATHSFVTPEVAARFWDCFVVDRINVAVLTPADRTLQADQCIKNVPLVIQGKEFVADLLVVPLKGYEVILGMDWLSGYRVQIDCGKGRLLFGRGKRPEMVYYGISPSMTVSLVAAMRVQDLFQDGEVYLVTLSVSGGATNDEVKVEDIEVVQEFEDIFAPLKELPPPRSNPFTINLEPEAKPIAKAPYRMAPAELAELKKQLEDLLEKGFIRSSSSPWGAPVLFVKKKDGSMRLCIDYRGINNITIKDKYPLPRIDELLDQLKGASWFSKIDLASGYHQIPIAKSDIMKTAFRTRYGQYEFVVMPFGLTNAPAAFMRLMNEVFHDYLDKFVIIFIDDILVYSRSKEEHKEHLRLVMERLRNQKLFAKFSKCSFWKREIGFLGHIVSGEGVAADPEKVQAIREWPRPTTVTEVRSFLGLAGYYRKFVKDFSSIAKPLTKLTGKGVPFLWVEETEKAFKKLKEALTTAPVLALPEQGKPYTVYTDASRVGLGCVLMQDGRVIAYASRQLRKHEDNYSTHDLELAAVVFALRIWRSYLYGEEVEVYTDHQSLKYLFTQPDLNLRQRRWMEFVADYDIRIRYHPGKANVVADALSRRKLDADLQKEVELLNQELKQVKLVVLEGQASEPLGLQAVNQASLIQRIREEQIKDEKLLKIVEELKGQAGPNNAGYYLAEDGTLLINGRITVPKGQGLRDEILRIAHHSLLSIHPGSSKCTET from the exons ATGAGTCGCAAAAAGATGATTAGGAAACCAGCCGCTTCCCGTAGTAGGAATATGACTTACCCTTTTGATTGTGTGCAGATGGCTAATCGCGGGACAGGTGATGATGGACGAGGTCGGATATGGGGAGAGGGTATGGATTGGACATGCGGAGGATTGGGTTACAGATCAGATCAGGAGGATGGAAATGGCATCagtgagatgtttggacacGATAGGACCCCTCTGCAGAGAACAAGATCTTTTCCTGTGTACGGTAACAGGACTAGAGTGAGGGAAGACAGTTTGGCGAGTATTGGCCCAAGTCGTAATTGGGACCGGAGACATCAACATGATCAATCCGTTCAATCACACCCAAGGCCAGATCAGAACCGTGCCACTGAAGGACCACAAGATCAAGGAGCGGAAAACACCTTGAAGCTTTTACATGACGTGATGACTGAGGCACTTGGTAACCAAGGCAGGCGTATTCAACCCCCTGAAGTTTCCAAGCTATTATCTACCATGAAGAACATTGGATCCTACAAGTTCAAAGGAGGATCCGATCCTATTGAAGCCGGCAAGTGGATTACTATGATGGAGAAGAACTTTGAGGCTATGGAGTGTCCGGAGGAGTATCAAAAGAAGATCGCAGTGTACTATTTGGAAGgcgacgcaacaggatggtggGACAGTATAGACAGGCAGCGTGGACACACCATCACATCATGGGAATCGTTCAAGGGAGAGTTTGAGAGGAAATATTTTCCTCCAGAAGCAAAGCATCGGTTGGAGCGCCAATTCATGAACCTTGTTCAAGGAGATAGGCTAGTGAGGAGTTACGAATCTGAGTTCACAAGGTTGAGGCGACATGTTTTTGATGGGCGTGAAGATGAAGCAACTATGATCCGTAACTTTATGTACGGATTGAAGCTGGAGCTTGGAAGTGGTTTAGCTGGAAGCAACTTTAGCAGCTTATTGGATCTGGTAGAAAAGGCTGTTAATGTTGAGACTGTATTGGAGGCTGAAAGGAAGACCTTACCACATTCTGGTGGACACACCAAGTTTAGCCAAGGAGAAAGGCCAAATTTCAACAAGGGTCCAAGATCTTACAAAGGAAAAGGGCGAGGACTTGGAGGCCAAGCCAACAATCGTGGTAACACTGGGGTATGTTACACATGTGATCAGCCGGGACATATttcgaggttttgtcccaaaaatCAGCGGAATAACCCATGGAGTAACCAGCAGGGTTATTCATCGCTGAGGATGGAAGATGTTACTTGTTTCTTCTGTGGAAGGAAGGGCCATTATGCATCGTCATGTCCAAACAAGCCAATCCCTGCGACCCCTCTCGCGATCCGAGCTCCTCCTAGCCGTCCAGCTATTGAGCCAgcaccaaagaaacaaaacctAGGAGGTAGAGTTTATGCCTTAGGGGTAGAAAACCCAGACAATGCAGGACCGTCAAGCGGTCCCATCACAG GAACCATACATGTTGCTGGTAAacccacacatgtattgttcgactcgggggcaacacatagttttgtgacccCTGAAGTAGCTGCCCGGTTTTGGGATTGTTTTGTGGTTGACAGGATAAACGTGGCCGTCTTGACCCCCGCAGACCGAACCCTTCAAGCAGATCAGTGTATCAAGAATGTTCCATTGGTCATTCAAGGCAAAGAGTTTGTGGCAGATTTGTTAGTCGTGCCTTTGAAAGGGTACGAAGTAatccttggaatggattggttATCGGGCTACAGAGTTCAGATCGACTGTGGAAAGGGAAGGTTGTTGTTTGGCAGAGGCAAACGACCAGAGATGGTGTACTATGGAATCAGTCCTAGTATGACCGTGTCTTTGGTAGCAGCAATGAGAgtacaagatttgtttcaagATGGGGAAGTATATTTGGTGACCTTATCGGTTAGTGGAGGAGCCACTAATGATGAAGTTAAGGTCGAAGACATAGAAGTGGTCCAAGAGTTCGAGGATATCTTTGCACCACTAAAGGAATTACCTCCACCTCGGAGTAATCCCTTTACGATCAATTTGGAGCCTGAAGCAAAACCTATAGCTAAGGCACCATATCGGATGGCACCTGCGGAGTTGGCTGaactaaagaagcaattggaagatcTATTGGAAAAGGGATTCATTCGGTCGAGCTCTTCACCTTGGGGAGCTCCTGTGCTatttgtgaagaaaaaggaCGGAAGCATGAGGTTGTGTATCGATTATCGTGGTATCAACAACATCACGATAAAAGATAAGTATCCTCTTCCGAGGATAGACGAGTTGTTAGACCAACTAAAGGGAGCTAGTTGGTTttcgaagattgatttggcatcAGGGTATCACCAAATTCCTATTGCCAAGTCAGACATTATGAAGACGGCGTTTCGGACGAGGTATGGGCAGTACGAGTTTGTagttatgccctttggtctcacgAACGCACCTGCGGCTTTCATGCGTTTGATGAATGAAGTGTTTCACGACtatctcgacaagttcgtgatCATTTTCATTGATGACATCCTGGTGTACTCGAGAAgtaaggaggagcacaaagaGCATCTGAGACTGGTTATGGAAAGGTTACGGAATCAGAAGCTATTTGCCAAGTTCAGCAAGTGCTCGTtttggaagagagagataggattTCTGGGTCACATAGTATCAGGAGAGGGCGTTGCTGCTGATCCAGAAAAGGTCCAAGCCATACGGGAATGGCCTCGACCTACCACTGTGACGGAAGTAAGGAGTTTTCTCGGACTTGCGGGCTATTATCGGAAGTTTGTTAAGGACTTTTCCTCCATTGCAAAGCCTTTAACTAAACTTACCGGTAAAGGAGTTCCTTTCTTATGGGTGGAAGAAACCGAGAAGGCtttcaagaagttgaaggaagcTCTCACGACCGCACCTGTGTTAGCTTTGCCCGAGCAAGGTAAACCTTACACGGTTTACACGGATGCTTCACGAGTTGGGTTAGGTTGTGTTCTTATGCAAGATGGGCGAGTCATCGCGTATGCCTCACGACAACTACGGAAGCATGAGGATAACTACAGTACACATGACTTGGAGTTAGCGGCTGTAGTGTTCGCTTTGCGAATTTGGAGATCTTACTTGTATGGAGAAGAAGTAGAGGTATACACGGACCATCAAAGTCTTAAATACCTCTTCACTCAGCCAGATCTCAACCTGCGCCAGcgtaggtggatggagtttgtggcagaCTACGATATAAGGATTCGCTACCATCCTGGTAAAGCGAATGTTGTTGCGGACGCCTTAAGTCGAAGAAAGTTGGACGCAGATTTGCAGAAAGAAGTGGAGCTATTGAACCAAGAGTTGAAACAAGTGAAGTTGGTCGTTTTGGAAGGGCAAGCAAGCGAGCCATTGGGACTTCAAGCGGTGAATCAGGCCAGCTTGATTCAGAGAATTCGAGAAGAACAAATTAAGGATGAGAAGCTACTGAAGATTGTTGAAGAACTCAAAGGACAAGCCGGGCCAAATAATGCTGGATACTACTTGGCGGAGGATGGAACCTTGCTAATTAATGGGAGGATCACGGTTCCTAAAGGACAAGGGCTGAGAGATGAGATACTAAGGATTGCACACCATTCTTTACTTAGTATCCATCCTGGAAGTTCAAAATGTACCGAGACATAA